One stretch of Nitrospirota bacterium DNA includes these proteins:
- the nrfH gene encoding cytochrome c nitrite reductase small subunit — MKVIKKKPLGIPSKILLAMIVVGVILIPLIPLAAREAWVYTNKPEFCVSCHVMNKEYQNWSHSAHRNWAGCSDCHVPRQSVVTELSGKTRDGIYHGYAQVFNSNHDPIRISKHGQNTVMSNCVRCHEQLVANIHKDDRKCWECHRGLPHGY; from the coding sequence ATGAAGGTAATAAAAAAGAAGCCTCTCGGGATACCTTCTAAGATATTACTGGCAATGATTGTTGTAGGCGTGATACTCATCCCGCTTATTCCACTTGCAGCAAGAGAGGCGTGGGTCTATACGAATAAACCTGAGTTTTGTGTCTCCTGCCATGTGATGAATAAAGAATACCAGAACTGGTCTCATTCAGCTCATAGAAACTGGGCAGGCTGCAGTGACTGCCATGTGCCCCGGCAAAGTGTTGTTACAGAATTATCAGGTAAGACGAGAGATGGTATTTATCACGGATATGCACAGGTATTTAACAGTAACCACGACCCTATCAGAATCTCAAAACATGGGCAGAATACTGTTATGAGCAACTGTGTGAGATGCCATGAACAGTTAGTGGCAAATATTCATAAAGATGACAGAAAATGCTGGGAATGCCACAGAGGGTTGCCGCATGGGTATTAA
- the nifD gene encoding nitrogenase molybdenum-iron protein alpha chain: MSTAIKETQKMIEEVLEAYPEKTKKDRTKHLAANDPTGQCSTCQVKSNVKSRPGVMTVRGCAFAGAKGVVWGPVKDQITISHGPIGCGQYSWWARRNYYNGQTGIDTFGTMHITTDFQEKDIVYGGDKDLYEALHELKELFPLARGIGILSECPVGLIGDDIEAVSKKTSKELGIPIVPVRCEGFRGVSQSLGHHIANDTIRDYILGKGQLEKSTPYDVALIGDYNIGGDAWSSRKMLEELGLRVIAQWTGDASINEMGIANKAKLNLVHCYRSMNYICRHMEETYGIPWVEFNFFGPTKIYQSLRKIASYFDDAIKENAEKMIEKYKPMMDAVIEQYRPRLEGKKVMLYVGGLRPRHTIGAYEDLGMEVVASGYEFGHNDDYKRTYPDIKEGTVIMDDATLYELEEFTRRLRPDMVGSGIKEKYSYHKIGVPFRQMHSWDYSGLQSV; this comes from the coding sequence ATGAGCACTGCCATTAAAGAGACTCAAAAGATGATTGAGGAAGTTCTGGAGGCGTATCCTGAGAAAACGAAGAAGGACAGGACTAAACACCTTGCAGCCAATGACCCTACCGGTCAGTGCAGCACATGTCAGGTCAAGTCCAATGTAAAATCAAGACCTGGTGTCATGACCGTAAGGGGATGCGCCTTTGCAGGTGCAAAGGGCGTTGTCTGGGGACCTGTGAAGGACCAGATTACAATTAGCCACGGCCCAATAGGATGCGGTCAGTATAGTTGGTGGGCGCGGAGAAATTATTATAATGGTCAAACAGGCATAGATACCTTTGGTACAATGCACATCACTACGGACTTTCAGGAGAAAGACATCGTCTACGGTGGTGATAAGGATTTATATGAAGCCTTACATGAGTTGAAAGAACTCTTTCCTCTGGCAAGGGGAATAGGCATCCTCTCGGAGTGTCCTGTTGGTCTGATAGGTGACGACATAGAGGCAGTGTCAAAAAAGACATCAAAAGAATTGGGCATCCCCATCGTTCCTGTAAGATGCGAAGGGTTCAGGGGTGTGAGTCAGTCTCTCGGCCATCACATCGCAAATGATACCATCAGGGATTACATCCTCGGCAAAGGTCAACTTGAAAAATCAACACCGTATGATGTGGCGCTAATTGGTGATTACAACATCGGAGGAGATGCATGGTCATCGAGAAAAATGCTCGAAGAACTCGGGCTGAGGGTTATTGCACAATGGACAGGCGATGCATCGATTAATGAGATGGGTATTGCCAATAAAGCTAAGCTCAACCTCGTCCACTGCTATCGTTCCATGAACTACATATGCAGGCATATGGAAGAGACTTACGGTATTCCATGGGTGGAGTTTAATTTCTTCGGGCCAACAAAGATATACCAGAGCCTGAGAAAGATTGCGTCGTATTTTGACGATGCCATCAAAGAGAATGCAGAAAAGATGATTGAGAAATACAAGCCGATGATGGATGCGGTAATTGAGCAATACAGGCCGCGGCTTGAGGGCAAGAAGGTGATGCTCTATGTTGGAGGCTTGAGACCGAGGCATACCATAGGAGCATATGAAGACCTCGGTATGGAGGTCGTTGCATCAGGATACGAGTTCGGACATAATGACGATTACAAGAGGACATATCCCGATATCAAGGAAGGCACGGTAATCATGGATGACGCCACACTCTATGAACTGGAGGAATTCACGAGGAGGCTAAGGCCTGATATGGTCGGCTCCGGCATTAAAGAAAAGTATTCCTATCATAAGATAGGAGTGCCCTTCAGGCAGATGCATTCGTGGGATTATTCAGGACTTCAGTCAGTGTAA
- a CDS encoding 3-dehydroquinate synthase, translating to AQVDSSVGGKTGVNHPLGKNMIGAFYQPSLVLIDVETLKTLPQREFRAGIAETIKYGVIADRELFDYIEKNRANIIALDDDLIHVIKRSCEIKASVVEKDERETGLRAILNYGHTIGHAIETATGYTRFLHGEAVAIGMCLASDLAVKIGLLQRKEAQRIKTLVSLYGLPTRIPDDIDVSSIFDSMEIDKKVKSGQMRFILPASIGEVEIREVVDRRLITEILTPQTS from the coding sequence TTGCACAGGTGGATAGTTCTGTAGGAGGCAAGACAGGCGTTAACCACCCCTTAGGTAAGAACATGATAGGAGCATTCTATCAACCATCTCTTGTCCTTATTGATGTGGAGACATTAAAAACACTTCCGCAGAGGGAATTTAGGGCAGGGATCGCAGAGACAATAAAGTACGGCGTTATTGCAGATAGAGAACTCTTTGACTATATCGAGAAGAACAGGGCTAACATAATTGCCCTCGATGATGACCTCATACATGTGATAAAACGCTCCTGTGAGATAAAGGCATCTGTTGTTGAAAAAGACGAGCGGGAAACAGGCCTAAGGGCCATACTTAACTACGGTCACACCATTGGGCATGCAATAGAAACTGCCACAGGATACACGAGGTTTCTCCATGGAGAGGCAGTGGCTATTGGTATGTGCCTGGCATCTGACCTTGCGGTGAAAATAGGGCTTCTCCAGAGAAAAGAGGCCCAGCGTATAAAAACCCTTGTAAGTTTATATGGGCTGCCAACCAGGATACCTGACGATATAGATGTTTCCAGTATATTTGATTCTATGGAGATTGATAAAAAAGTTAAATCAGGACAGATGAGATTTATCCTTCCAGCATCTATCGGAGAGGTGGAAATAAGAGAAGTGGTTGACAGAAGGCTTATTACAGAAATCCTCACGCCTCAAACCTCTTAA
- a CDS encoding ammonia-forming cytochrome c nitrite reductase subunit c552 — protein sequence MNKRNFVMMTLCLLLLSIFAFGCKQKTQTVTSAITIPEGEKDPAVWGKIYPLHYDSYLKNSERTKGYSKYRNDDECRLSPWPFQLVLLDGWGMGVEYNEPNGHTDLLKDQLKIDASRKKAGGVCLSCKSPYVPELKERLKVDYFSKPYDEVWKEIPEKHREMGLVCADCHDPKTMDLRINRWALIEALKAIGKDPDKLTRQELRSLVCAQCHVDYKIPKDKDGKSVGLLFPWKYGKWGNITIEAVIKQIKDENLREWKHKVTDQKMGHIRHPEFELFASPGNVHWAAGLACADCHMPYERAGKEKISSHRWESPLKKNMKACMQCHNQSPEWLKEQVLNIQDRVNHMFTKAGYSVARAALMIEAAEKNPRSDKALIKKAKEIYEEAYYRNTWIGAENSMGFHNPPESLRVLGDALDQGRQAEMLAREAILKTGATPPELDTAKIDQIVLERYKSTDGKTKFKPEVKRKAALLGQK from the coding sequence ATGAATAAGAGAAATTTCGTGATGATGACTCTTTGTTTGCTACTTCTGAGCATATTTGCATTTGGTTGCAAGCAAAAAACTCAGACAGTTACATCTGCCATAACCATCCCTGAGGGTGAAAAAGACCCTGCTGTGTGGGGCAAAATATATCCGCTCCATTATGACAGTTATTTGAAGAATAGCGAGAGAACGAAAGGGTACAGCAAATACAGGAATGACGATGAGTGCAGACTAAGCCCATGGCCTTTCCAGCTTGTGCTTTTAGATGGATGGGGAATGGGCGTAGAGTATAACGAGCCGAATGGACACACAGATCTATTGAAGGATCAGCTTAAGATTGATGCCTCCCGCAAAAAGGCTGGTGGTGTGTGTTTGAGCTGCAAAAGCCCTTATGTGCCTGAACTAAAGGAGAGGCTGAAGGTCGATTATTTCAGTAAGCCCTATGATGAGGTCTGGAAAGAAATCCCTGAAAAACACAGAGAGATGGGTCTTGTCTGTGCTGATTGCCATGACCCAAAGACAATGGACTTGCGTATAAACCGATGGGCCCTGATAGAGGCATTAAAGGCTATCGGCAAAGACCCTGATAAATTAACGAGGCAGGAGTTACGGAGCCTTGTTTGTGCACAGTGCCATGTAGATTATAAGATTCCAAAGGACAAAGATGGAAAATCAGTTGGTCTCTTATTCCCGTGGAAGTATGGCAAATGGGGTAATATCACAATTGAGGCTGTAATAAAACAAATTAAGGATGAAAACCTCAGGGAATGGAAACATAAGGTAACAGACCAGAAGATGGGACATATCAGGCATCCTGAATTTGAGCTCTTTGCATCCCCTGGCAATGTCCACTGGGCAGCAGGTCTGGCCTGTGCTGACTGCCACATGCCTTATGAAAGGGCTGGTAAAGAGAAGATTTCTTCCCATAGATGGGAGAGTCCTCTTAAGAAGAATATGAAGGCATGCATGCAGTGCCACAACCAGAGCCCTGAATGGCTGAAAGAGCAGGTATTGAATATCCAGGACAGGGTGAATCACATGTTCACAAAGGCAGGCTATTCAGTTGCCCGTGCAGCATTGATGATTGAGGCTGCAGAGAAAAATCCACGCTCAGACAAGGCATTGATCAAAAAAGCAAAGGAGATTTATGAGGAGGCATATTATCGAAATACATGGATAGGCGCTGAAAATAGCATGGGCTTCCATAATCCGCCCGAATCTTTACGCGTATTGGGTGATGCCCTTGACCAGGGCAGGCAGGCTGAGATGCTCGCAAGGGAGGCAATATTGAAGACAGGTGCAACGCCACCAGAATTGGATACGGCGAAGATTGACCAGATAGTTTTAGAGAGATATAAGTCCACTGATGGAAAGACCAAATTTAAACCTGAAGTAAAAAGAAAGGCCGCCCTATTAGGACAAAAATAG
- a CDS encoding tetratricopeptide repeat protein, whose product MVRVIVYSGLGICIILALYIHFNVQPDVPEVRESKTVKEESLSLQTPPAREAEISTIEQVQTESLSESTRTENVIEQPATVIPEHVLRWQAAVEKLKAGRYQEAAKDFQELTAHEPKAYFGLGFSYFQLKEEEKALDALQEGLKHGEDAQARKLIGTIYYRKDELEKAIEHWQKAVELDPKDSLTRRSLEKAKSEKKAQGDNYSRESTRHFTLFYDGYVQRDVSRLILHLLEDAYSYVGSSFNHFPSEALTVILYTKEDFYVTIKNPFWSRGVYDGKIRIPVGGVDEKADSLLKPVIFHEYTHALVHSITQRCPTWINEGLAMYFEGRPKPSVKKKIPLRYLEGSFMHLGHDAARIAYKQSYSATLYLIDRYGLSRIKDLLYAFSKGKSIDDAFRDALSISYEDFSAEWQRQDS is encoded by the coding sequence ATGGTCAGGGTTATAGTTTATAGCGGCCTTGGAATATGTATTATCCTTGCACTGTATATCCATTTTAATGTTCAGCCTGATGTTCCTGAAGTTCGTGAGTCTAAGACAGTCAAAGAGGAATCATTAAGCCTACAAACTCCTCCTGCTCGTGAAGCTGAAATAAGCACAATAGAACAGGTTCAGACAGAGTCCTTGTCGGAATCGACTCGTACCGAGAATGTCATTGAGCAACCAGCTACTGTTATCCCTGAGCATGTTTTAAGGTGGCAGGCAGCAGTTGAGAAACTCAAAGCGGGCAGGTATCAGGAGGCTGCAAAAGATTTCCAGGAACTGACTGCGCATGAGCCAAAGGCATACTTCGGGCTTGGTTTTTCTTATTTTCAGCTTAAAGAAGAAGAAAAGGCGCTGGATGCACTTCAGGAGGGCCTGAAACACGGTGAAGATGCACAGGCAAGAAAGCTTATCGGCACCATTTATTACAGAAAAGATGAACTTGAAAAAGCTATCGAACACTGGCAGAAAGCAGTTGAACTTGATCCTAAGGACTCTTTAACAAGGCGTTCCCTTGAAAAAGCAAAGTCAGAGAAAAAGGCTCAGGGAGATAATTATTCAAGGGAATCCACCAGACACTTTACATTATTTTACGATGGTTATGTACAACGAGATGTTAGCAGGCTTATTTTGCACCTGCTTGAAGATGCATACAGCTATGTAGGCAGTTCGTTTAATCACTTTCCATCAGAAGCTCTGACCGTAATACTTTACACAAAAGAAGATTTCTATGTAACGATAAAGAATCCCTTCTGGAGCAGGGGCGTCTACGATGGAAAGATAAGGATTCCTGTTGGTGGAGTTGATGAAAAAGCAGACTCTCTATTAAAACCGGTTATATTCCACGAATACACTCATGCCCTTGTCCATTCTATAACTCAAAGATGCCCTACATGGATTAATGAGGGGCTTGCAATGTATTTTGAAGGAAGACCGAAGCCATCTGTAAAAAAGAAAATACCCCTCAGATACCTCGAAGGTTCGTTTATGCATCTTGGACATGACGCTGCGAGGATAGCATATAAACAGAGCTATTCAGCCACGCTTTACCTTATTGATAGATACGGCCTTTCAAGGATAAAAGATTTACTCTATGCGTTTTCAAAAGGCAAGAGCATAGACGATGCCTTCAGAGATGCCCTGTCCATATCTTATGAGGACTTCTCCGCTGAATGGCAGCGGCAGGATAGCTGA
- the nifH gene encoding nitrogenase iron protein — MRQIAVYGKGGIGKSTTTQNTVAGLSETGYKCMIVGCDPKADATRLILHKKAQTTVMDLARERGTVEDIEIDEVLLTGFKGIRCAESGGPEPGVGCAGRGVITAINFLEENGAYEADTDFVFYDVLGDVVCGGFAMPIREGKAKEIYIVTSGEMMAMYAANNISRGILKYAQSGGVRLGGLICNSRKTDKEYELISELAKRLNTQMIHFIPRDNQVQRAELRRMTVIEYSPEHPQADEYRTLAKKIAENTNLVIPTPLTMDELEKLLMDFGILENEEAAV; from the coding sequence ATGAGACAGATAGCGGTTTATGGTAAAGGTGGTATCGGTAAATCGACAACAACACAGAATACGGTCGCAGGTCTTTCAGAGACTGGATACAAATGCATGATAGTGGGATGCGATCCAAAGGCTGATGCGACGAGATTGATACTCCATAAGAAGGCACAGACTACAGTAATGGACCTCGCCAGGGAGAGAGGCACTGTAGAGGATATTGAAATAGATGAAGTGCTCCTTACCGGCTTTAAAGGTATAAGATGCGCTGAATCAGGTGGTCCTGAGCCCGGAGTAGGGTGTGCAGGCCGCGGAGTTATTACCGCCATAAACTTCCTTGAGGAGAACGGGGCATATGAAGCAGACACTGATTTTGTTTTTTATGACGTCCTCGGAGATGTTGTCTGCGGTGGCTTTGCAATGCCAATCAGGGAAGGAAAGGCCAAGGAGATTTATATAGTGACATCAGGTGAGATGATGGCGATGTATGCTGCAAATAATATCTCAAGAGGTATTCTCAAATATGCCCAGAGCGGCGGTGTGAGGCTCGGCGGCCTTATCTGCAACAGCAGAAAAACAGATAAAGAATATGAATTAATCTCAGAGCTTGCAAAGAGGCTCAATACACAAATGATACATTTCATCCCCAGGGATAATCAGGTTCAGAGAGCTGAGCTGAGGAGGATGACGGTTATTGAATATTCTCCCGAGCATCCACAGGCAGATGAATACAGGACACTTGCAAAAAAAATAGCTGAGAATACAAACCTTGTTATCCCAACTCCTTTAACTATGGATGAACTTGAAAAGCTGCTTATGGATTTTGGAATACTTGAGAACGAGGAGGCAGCGGTATGA
- the nifA gene encoding nif-specific transcriptional activator NifA: MAKDYKTLEISTLYEISKILGSSLNFKSNLKSAMKILSEYLDMKRGTVALKKDGEIIIEAAHGLTQDEIKRGRYKLGEGIIGRVAKLGSPIVIPNVGDEPLFLDRTGARQKIKKDNIAFLCVPIKFRNEVLGVLSVDRLFEAKGISVEEDLRLLKIIASLIAQSVKLYREVEKEKETLLEEKEELKRELKGKYKLENVIAQSDRMLEVFEAVHRVAKARTNVFLRGESGTGKELVAKAIHYMSPRAKGSFIKFNCASIPEGLLESELFGHEKGAFTGATAMRKGRFELADGGTIFLDEIGDLPLKLQPKILRVLQEREFERVGGEKTIKVDVRLIAATSRDIEGLVSQGRFREDLYYRLNVVPILLPALRERKEDIPILAEYFLKRFNEENEKKVSMSSDALKILMDYDWPGNVRELENTIERLVVMSDKNIIKPSDFPLNLRSPVVKITLQKESLKSSLEETEKAGIINALEKTGWVQARAAKLLGLTPRQIGYKMRKYGIEEKSEV; encoded by the coding sequence ATGGCCAAAGATTACAAGACGTTAGAAATCTCCACACTGTATGAGATAAGTAAGATACTCGGCTCTTCCCTTAATTTCAAGTCAAACCTCAAGAGCGCAATGAAAATCCTGTCAGAGTATTTGGACATGAAGAGGGGGACTGTTGCTTTAAAGAAAGATGGAGAGATTATAATTGAGGCAGCCCATGGACTTACTCAGGATGAGATAAAAAGGGGGAGATACAAATTGGGTGAAGGAATCATAGGCCGTGTTGCCAAATTGGGCTCTCCAATAGTTATTCCGAATGTGGGAGATGAGCCTCTGTTCCTTGACAGGACAGGTGCAAGACAAAAAATAAAGAAGGACAATATTGCTTTTCTCTGTGTGCCAATAAAATTCAGGAATGAAGTGCTCGGTGTTCTGAGTGTTGACAGACTTTTTGAGGCTAAAGGCATCTCGGTTGAAGAGGATTTAAGACTTCTCAAAATTATTGCATCACTTATAGCCCAGTCAGTCAAACTTTACAGAGAAGTTGAAAAGGAAAAGGAGACCCTGCTTGAAGAAAAGGAAGAGCTAAAGAGGGAGCTGAAGGGCAAATATAAATTAGAGAATGTAATAGCTCAATCAGACAGGATGCTCGAGGTCTTTGAAGCGGTTCACCGTGTGGCAAAGGCCCGGACCAACGTTTTTCTTAGAGGCGAAAGTGGCACAGGGAAAGAGCTCGTAGCAAAGGCAATCCATTACATGAGCCCGAGGGCAAAAGGGTCTTTTATTAAATTTAACTGTGCATCAATCCCTGAGGGACTCCTTGAATCTGAACTTTTCGGTCATGAAAAAGGAGCATTTACAGGCGCTACAGCCATGAGGAAGGGGAGATTCGAGCTTGCAGATGGCGGGACTATATTTCTCGATGAGATTGGCGACCTCCCACTAAAACTTCAACCAAAGATATTACGTGTTCTTCAGGAAAGGGAATTTGAAAGGGTTGGCGGAGAAAAGACAATAAAGGTAGATGTCAGACTTATAGCTGCAACAAGCAGAGACATCGAAGGGCTTGTATCGCAGGGCAGATTCAGGGAAGACCTCTATTACAGGCTTAATGTTGTGCCGATACTTCTGCCTGCCCTCAGAGAGAGGAAAGAGGATATTCCGATTCTGGCAGAATATTTCCTCAAACGCTTCAACGAAGAAAACGAAAAGAAGGTATCAATGTCTTCCGATGCTTTAAAGATATTGATGGACTATGACTGGCCGGGAAATGTGCGAGAGCTTGAAAACACCATAGAAAGACTTGTTGTGATGTCTGATAAAAATATTATAAAACCATCAGACTTTCCTCTAAACCTCAGGAGCCCTGTAGTAAAGATAACTCTGCAAAAGGAGTCCCTGAAGAGCAGCCTTGAAGAGACAGAAAAAGCAGGAATCATTAATGCCCTTGAAAAGACAGGTTGGGTTCAGGCCCGTGCGGCTAAACTGCTGGGCCTTACACCACGACAGATCGGATATAAAATGAGGAAGTATGGAATAGAGGAAAAGAGTGAAGTTTGA